From a single Planctellipticum variicoloris genomic region:
- the sthA gene encoding Si-specific NAD(P)(+) transhydrogenase, with translation MDLATEAVMTEVAEFDVVVIGTGPGGEGAAMQAVKHGKSVAVLERDPLIGGSCTHRGTIPSKALRYAIFQMMEVNQSTLFREHGISAQFTVQELLRRGRSVIEAQVKMRTAFYDRNDVPIFRGQAVFVDSHTLAIHEPAGAIKLVSGKSIVIATGARPYRPDNIDFSHPRIFDSDSILTLGQHIKSITVYGAGVIGCEYASMFRNLEIKVNLVNTRDRLLEFLDEEIVDALSYHLRDRGILIRHREECESVEPCDDGAILHLKSGKALKTDALLWAAGRTGNTDGINIECTGVVPDKRGNLLVNENFQTSVPHIYAVGDVIGAPALASAAYTQGRYAAGHILGENCGPTPSNIPTGIYTSPEISSLGKTERELTDEKIPYEVGHAHFKSLARAQITGQTVGMLKLLFHRETTEILGIHCFGASASEIIHIGQAIMSQPKPHNSLLYFINTTFNYPTMAEAYRVAALNGYNRLF, from the coding sequence ATGGACCTCGCGACGGAGGCGGTGATGACGGAAGTGGCGGAATTCGACGTAGTGGTCATCGGGACCGGTCCCGGCGGCGAAGGAGCCGCCATGCAGGCCGTCAAACACGGCAAATCGGTGGCGGTTCTCGAACGCGATCCGCTGATCGGCGGAAGCTGTACGCACCGCGGGACGATTCCCAGCAAAGCGCTGCGCTACGCCATCTTTCAGATGATGGAGGTCAACCAGAGCACCCTGTTCCGCGAGCACGGGATTTCGGCCCAGTTCACCGTTCAGGAACTGCTGCGGCGGGGCCGGTCGGTCATCGAGGCCCAGGTCAAGATGCGCACCGCATTCTATGACCGGAACGACGTTCCGATCTTTCGCGGGCAGGCGGTCTTTGTGGACTCGCACACGTTGGCGATTCACGAACCGGCGGGGGCCATCAAGCTCGTCAGCGGCAAGAGCATCGTCATCGCGACCGGCGCCAGGCCCTACCGGCCCGACAACATCGACTTCTCCCATCCCCGGATCTTTGACAGCGACTCGATTCTGACGCTCGGCCAGCACATCAAGTCGATCACGGTCTATGGCGCGGGAGTCATCGGCTGCGAATACGCCTCAATGTTCCGCAACCTGGAGATCAAGGTCAACCTGGTCAATACGCGGGACCGGCTGCTGGAATTCCTCGACGAAGAAATCGTGGATGCGCTCAGCTACCACCTGCGCGATCGCGGAATCCTGATCCGCCATCGCGAGGAGTGCGAAAGCGTCGAACCCTGCGACGACGGCGCGATTCTGCACCTCAAGTCCGGAAAGGCCCTGAAGACCGACGCACTTCTCTGGGCGGCCGGGCGGACCGGAAACACCGACGGGATCAACATCGAGTGCACCGGCGTGGTTCCCGACAAGCGGGGCAACCTGCTGGTCAACGAGAACTTCCAGACCTCGGTCCCCCACATTTACGCGGTCGGCGACGTGATCGGCGCGCCGGCGCTGGCCAGCGCCGCCTATACACAGGGACGTTATGCGGCGGGGCACATTCTGGGCGAGAACTGCGGCCCGACCCCCTCCAACATTCCCACCGGAATCTACACCAGCCCGGAGATCAGCTCCCTGGGCAAGACCGAGCGGGAGTTGACCGACGAAAAGATTCCCTACGAGGTCGGCCACGCACACTTCAAAAGCCTGGCGCGTGCACAGATCACCGGACAGACTGTCGGCATGCTGAAGCTGCTGTTCCACCGCGAAACGACCGAGATTCTCGGCATTCACTGCTTCGGGGCGAGTGCGTCTGAAATCATCCACATCGGCCAGGCGATCATGTCCCAGCCGAAACCGCACAATTCGCTGCTGTACTTCATCAACACCACGTTCAACTACCCGACAATGGCGGAAGCATATCGGGTGGCGGCCCTGAACGGATACAACCGGCTGTTTTGA
- a CDS encoding ECF-type sigma factor: MNEKHNVTQILQNAERGDPTTAEALLPLVYGELRRLAAEQLASEQPGQTLQATALVHEAWLRLVDVNYVQNWSSRRHFFGAAAEAMRRILVDQARRRKRNKHGGDFRQITIPLEEVSVAKEDGLLEILDDALGRFEQVDAVACQLVKLRYFVGLSLADAAQALELPSRTADRIWAYAKAWLLREIQRELTDSW, from the coding sequence TTGAACGAGAAGCACAACGTCACGCAGATACTCCAGAACGCCGAACGGGGCGATCCGACGACCGCAGAGGCGTTGTTACCGCTTGTATATGGCGAACTCCGCCGACTGGCTGCAGAGCAGTTGGCGAGTGAACAACCCGGACAGACTTTGCAGGCGACCGCGTTAGTGCATGAGGCGTGGCTGCGACTGGTCGATGTCAACTATGTTCAGAACTGGTCCAGCCGACGGCATTTCTTCGGGGCCGCAGCAGAAGCGATGCGGCGAATCCTCGTCGATCAAGCCCGCCGTCGGAAACGGAACAAGCACGGGGGCGACTTTCGGCAGATCACCATTCCGCTTGAAGAGGTATCGGTTGCCAAGGAGGACGGCCTTCTCGAAATCCTCGACGACGCGCTCGGCCGTTTTGAGCAGGTCGACGCCGTTGCCTGCCAACTGGTCAAACTTCGGTATTTCGTCGGTTTGTCGCTTGCTGACGCTGCCCAGGCCCTGGAGCTGCCATCCCGAACTGCTGATCGAATCTGGGCTTACGCCAAGGCGTGGCTGCTGCGGGAAATCCAGCGGGAGCTTACTGATTCTTGGTGA
- a CDS encoding M3 family oligoendopeptidase, with translation MTAGRFPQVWDLASLLPHPSSPEFRTCLNEYKQELLGLVTVSRSLPAVTPAAADQWAGFLEAYGRLDAISGDLRAFLECHCAAEAENPIFLQLDAEVAALSPQREEVTTNLEFALKEASSEQLDALLKADPRLEQIAYFVRTRQKNAALRLPREQELLAADLAVDGLHAWGRLYDRLCGSLRVTVSEKGQPVTKSVGQVHFDSAERSVRENNFFAADAAWSSITLPCTEAINHIAGTRLTTYRRAGIQDYLEVPLRLNRMTRETLTTMWQVITERKGVLKDYLERKAQLLGLKQLAWYDLSAPLPQLPGAVGADKIPYDQAGDWIIESFTRFSPDFGEFARMALEKGWIEAENRAGKRQGGFCTGFPKSKQTRIFMTYTDSADAMSTLAHELGHAYHSWVLRDEPILLQDYPMNLAETASTFAEAVLGARRLEQSTSTSERLNMLEGMLGDAVGFLMNIHARFLFENEFHRERAAGEVNSERLNLLMQQAQQEAYLGALADGGWNPRFWVSKLHFYITGWPFYNFPYTFGYLLSMGVFAVGQEAGPGFAEDYRKLLLATGCMDAEEAVQSTLGFDLRKPDFWHKSLDIVEARVKQFCQLADEVVGKCQQV, from the coding sequence ATGACCGCCGGTCGCTTTCCCCAGGTCTGGGATCTCGCCAGCCTGCTGCCCCATCCGTCGTCCCCCGAATTCCGCACTTGCCTGAACGAGTACAAGCAGGAGCTGCTGGGACTGGTGACCGTGTCGCGCAGCTTGCCTGCCGTGACTCCCGCCGCCGCCGACCAGTGGGCCGGGTTTCTGGAAGCTTACGGCCGGCTCGACGCCATCAGCGGGGATCTGCGGGCCTTCCTGGAGTGCCACTGCGCGGCGGAGGCGGAGAATCCGATCTTCCTGCAGCTCGATGCCGAGGTCGCGGCCCTCTCGCCGCAACGGGAAGAAGTGACGACGAATCTCGAATTCGCCCTGAAGGAGGCGTCGAGCGAACAGCTTGACGCGCTGCTCAAGGCTGACCCTCGTCTGGAGCAGATCGCGTACTTTGTCCGGACCCGGCAGAAGAACGCCGCACTCCGGCTGCCGCGCGAGCAGGAACTGCTCGCCGCCGACCTGGCCGTGGACGGCCTGCATGCCTGGGGCCGGCTCTACGATCGGCTGTGCGGCAGCCTGCGGGTCACCGTGAGCGAAAAGGGCCAGCCGGTTACCAAGTCGGTCGGACAGGTCCACTTTGATTCCGCGGAGCGGTCGGTCCGCGAGAACAACTTCTTTGCCGCGGACGCCGCCTGGTCGAGCATCACGCTCCCCTGCACCGAGGCGATCAATCACATCGCCGGCACCCGGCTCACGACATACCGCCGGGCGGGGATCCAGGACTACCTGGAAGTTCCGCTCCGTCTGAACCGGATGACCCGCGAAACGCTGACGACCATGTGGCAGGTCATTACGGAGCGAAAAGGGGTCCTGAAGGATTATCTGGAGCGCAAGGCCCAGCTTCTGGGCCTCAAGCAGCTTGCCTGGTACGACCTGTCCGCCCCCTTGCCGCAGCTTCCCGGAGCCGTCGGCGCGGACAAGATTCCCTATGACCAGGCGGGCGACTGGATCATCGAGTCCTTCACGCGGTTCAGTCCCGACTTCGGCGAATTCGCCCGGATGGCCCTGGAGAAAGGCTGGATCGAAGCCGAGAATCGCGCGGGCAAGCGACAGGGCGGATTTTGCACCGGCTTCCCCAAGTCCAAGCAGACCCGCATCTTTATGACCTACACCGACTCCGCCGACGCCATGTCGACGCTGGCCCACGAACTGGGTCACGCCTATCACTCGTGGGTCCTCCGCGACGAGCCGATTCTGCTCCAGGACTACCCGATGAACCTGGCGGAGACCGCCTCCACGTTCGCCGAAGCCGTCCTCGGCGCCCGCCGGCTCGAACAGTCCACCTCGACCAGCGAGCGGCTCAATATGCTCGAAGGGATGCTCGGCGACGCGGTCGGCTTCCTGATGAACATCCACGCCCGCTTCCTGTTCGAGAACGAGTTCCATCGCGAACGGGCCGCCGGCGAAGTCAACAGCGAACGCCTGAATCTGCTGATGCAGCAGGCCCAGCAGGAGGCCTATCTGGGGGCGCTCGCCGACGGCGGCTGGAACCCGCGTTTCTGGGTCTCGAAGCTCCATTTCTACATCACCGGCTGGCCGTTCTATAACTTCCCCTACACCTTCGGCTACCTCCTCTCGATGGGGGTCTTCGCGGTCGGCCAGGAGGCGGGGCCGGGCTTCGCCGAGGACTACCGCAAGCTGTTGCTGGCCACCGGCTGCATGGATGCGGAGGAAGCGGTCCAGAGCACGCTGGGCTTCGACCTGCGCAAGCCCGACTTCTGGCACAAGAGCCTCGACATCGTCGAGGCCCGCGTCAAACAGTTCTGCCAGCTTGCCGACGAAGTCGTCGGGAAGTGTCAGCAGGTGTAG
- a CDS encoding diphosphate--fructose-6-phosphate 1-phosphotransferase produces the protein MLRGNALVGQSGGPTSVINSSLAGVVDASLKSKAIGRVFGMRFGIEGVLGDYLIDFGSESPEVRKGLRHTPGSALGSSRLKLQEEHFPTILKQLKKYDIRYYFMAGGNDTMDTIHRVVKYANENGHELLGVGVPKTVDNDLFGTDHTPGYPSAARYVALSVMQAGVLARDMQKVDQFVIYQSIGRSAGWLPAAAAAGRSANGAPHILLLPERAFNRDAFLQTVAAAHKKYGFVSIVCGEGICTAEGVPVSNSQTKDKFGNVEFGAMGGTSAAMYLHRIISDEFGWRGEFQVTESLPMCAADRGVKLDFAEAYACGQQAVKLATQGQSGVMVTMIRANKASEPYRIEFGTASLSEVANHERPMPDQFISKDGFDVTKAFLNYVKPLIGDLPEYVALAGKRAKP, from the coding sequence ATGCTTCGCGGAAATGCCCTTGTGGGACAGTCGGGCGGCCCGACGTCTGTGATCAACTCCTCCCTCGCCGGTGTCGTCGACGCCTCGCTGAAGTCGAAAGCCATCGGCCGCGTCTTCGGCATGCGGTTCGGCATCGAAGGGGTGCTGGGGGACTACCTGATCGACTTCGGCAGCGAATCGCCCGAAGTCCGCAAGGGGCTCCGTCACACCCCCGGCAGCGCGCTCGGCTCCAGCCGGCTGAAGCTCCAGGAAGAACACTTCCCGACGATCCTCAAGCAGCTCAAGAAGTACGACATCCGCTACTACTTCATGGCCGGCGGGAACGACACGATGGATACCATCCATCGAGTCGTGAAGTACGCCAACGAGAACGGCCACGAGCTGCTCGGCGTCGGCGTCCCGAAGACCGTCGACAACGATCTGTTCGGCACCGATCACACCCCCGGCTATCCCAGCGCCGCCCGCTACGTCGCGTTGAGCGTCATGCAGGCCGGCGTGCTGGCCCGCGACATGCAGAAGGTCGATCAGTTCGTGATCTACCAGTCGATCGGCCGGAGCGCCGGCTGGCTCCCCGCCGCGGCGGCCGCCGGCCGCTCGGCCAACGGCGCACCGCACATCCTGCTCCTCCCCGAACGGGCCTTCAATCGGGACGCCTTCCTGCAGACCGTTGCGGCTGCGCATAAGAAGTACGGCTTCGTCTCGATCGTCTGCGGCGAAGGGATCTGCACGGCGGAAGGCGTCCCCGTCAGCAATTCGCAGACGAAGGACAAGTTCGGCAACGTCGAGTTCGGCGCGATGGGGGGCACCAGCGCCGCGATGTATCTGCACCGCATCATCAGCGACGAGTTCGGCTGGCGCGGCGAGTTCCAGGTGACCGAGTCCCTGCCGATGTGCGCCGCGGACCGGGGCGTTAAACTCGACTTCGCCGAAGCCTACGCCTGCGGCCAGCAGGCCGTCAAGCTGGCCACCCAGGGCCAGTCTGGCGTGATGGTCACCATGATCCGGGCCAACAAGGCCAGCGAACCTTACCGCATCGAGTTCGGAACGGCGTCGCTCAGCGAAGTCGCCAACCACGAACGCCCGATGCCCGACCAGTTCATCAGCAAGGACGGCTTCGACGTGACGAAGGCCTTTCTGAACTACGTGAAGCCGCTCATCGGCGACCTTCCGGAGTACGTCGCCCTCGCCGGCAAACGCGCGAAGCCGTAG
- a CDS encoding nucleotide sugar dehydrogenase, translating into MSHGLAEKIRDKQAVVGVIGLGYVGLPLIRAFTSNGFRCMGFDVDQVKVDKLLAGQSYIKHIDAGAMSKLIETDRFVPTADMTRLNEADCVIICVPTPLNETRDPDLSYIEGTARSIAATLRPGQLVVLESTTYPTTTRDVVLPILARSGLTAGADYFLAFSPEREDPGNPTFSAEGIPKVVGGYDPLSTELACALYSSAVVTVVPVSSLEVAEACKILENTYRAVNIALVNELKMLYDKMGIDVWEVIEAAKTKPFGFQAFYPGPGLGGHCIPIDPFYLSWLARKYGEQTRFIELAGEINTHMPTYVIHRLGEFLNDLGKPIKGSRICLLGAAYKKDVDDPRESPTFELMKLLRQRGAVLSYNDPHVPQLPRMRHHPDLPPMSSQELTPEFLASQDCVLVSTEHSAYDFAYIVRHAQLVLDTRNATRNVVDGREKIRKA; encoded by the coding sequence ATGAGTCACGGACTGGCCGAAAAGATTCGCGACAAGCAGGCCGTCGTGGGCGTGATTGGCCTGGGATACGTCGGCTTGCCGCTGATCCGGGCGTTCACGAGCAACGGCTTCCGCTGCATGGGTTTCGACGTCGACCAGGTCAAGGTCGACAAGCTGCTCGCCGGGCAGAGCTATATCAAGCACATCGACGCCGGGGCAATGTCGAAGCTGATCGAGACCGACCGCTTCGTGCCGACCGCCGACATGACCCGGCTCAACGAAGCCGACTGCGTCATCATCTGCGTCCCGACGCCACTGAACGAAACGCGCGACCCGGACCTCAGCTATATCGAAGGAACCGCCCGCTCGATCGCCGCAACGCTCCGCCCCGGACAGCTCGTCGTGCTGGAGAGCACCACCTATCCCACCACCACGCGGGACGTCGTCCTGCCCATCCTGGCCCGATCGGGACTGACCGCGGGAGCCGACTACTTCCTGGCCTTCAGCCCCGAGCGGGAGGATCCCGGCAATCCAACCTTCAGCGCCGAGGGAATCCCGAAAGTCGTCGGGGGCTACGACCCGCTCAGCACCGAACTGGCCTGTGCGCTGTACTCGTCGGCGGTGGTCACGGTCGTGCCGGTATCGAGCCTGGAAGTGGCGGAAGCCTGCAAAATCCTGGAGAACACTTACCGGGCCGTGAATATCGCTCTCGTCAACGAGCTGAAAATGCTCTACGACAAAATGGGGATCGACGTCTGGGAAGTCATCGAAGCGGCGAAGACCAAACCCTTCGGCTTCCAGGCGTTCTACCCCGGACCAGGTCTCGGCGGGCACTGCATTCCCATCGACCCCTTCTACCTGAGCTGGCTGGCCCGGAAGTATGGCGAGCAGACGCGGTTCATCGAGCTGGCCGGCGAGATCAATACGCACATGCCGACGTATGTGATCCATCGCCTGGGCGAGTTTCTCAACGACCTGGGCAAGCCGATCAAAGGGAGCCGGATCTGCCTGCTCGGAGCCGCCTACAAAAAAGATGTGGACGATCCCCGCGAGAGCCCGACCTTCGAATTGATGAAGCTGCTGCGGCAGCGGGGGGCGGTGCTGAGTTACAACGACCCGCACGTCCCCCAGCTCCCCAGAATGCGGCACCATCCGGACCTGCCCCCGATGAGCAGCCAGGAGCTGACGCCCGAATTCCTGGCCAGCCAGGACTGCGTGCTGGTCTCGACGGAGCATTCCGCGTACGACTTCGCGTACATCGTCCGGCATGCTCAACTGGTGCTCGATACCCGCAACGCGACGCGAAACGTGGTGGATGGTCGTGAGAAAATCCGCAAGGCCTGA
- a CDS encoding SIS domain-containing protein: MQSNTAPYSDFGLVKDMLQTPEVIRSFDPNVVAPIVDAIRSKGKLFFTGEGSSRLFPGKSAIRRSRINGWPLVLHTEAGRQSQEYKLQDWAVLAMSNSGRTAEVIRLYNDLKAADHPALFSLTAMAQSTLESLAAKGFVLGCGKEGAVAATKSVIEQALFCQALVEAVAGETTLAGKLPGLADAVQQALTQPIDPALTEKLCAARTIYIAGRNDGVAEELALKANEITRKRSDFLEGTYAVHGIEEIMNADDVVVWIDPYPESEQKFHDCLVKGVGLTVIAISSRPTMFPTIQIPDAGELSGFVELAAGWNLLVEIGVKLGINVDKPTRARKVGNEFTG, from the coding sequence ATGCAATCCAACACCGCCCCCTACTCCGATTTCGGCCTCGTCAAGGACATGCTGCAGACCCCCGAGGTCATCCGCAGCTTTGATCCGAACGTCGTCGCGCCGATCGTCGATGCCATCCGCTCGAAGGGCAAACTGTTCTTCACCGGCGAAGGCTCCAGCCGGCTGTTTCCGGGGAAGAGCGCCATCCGGCGGTCGCGGATCAACGGCTGGCCGCTGGTGCTGCACACCGAAGCCGGGCGGCAGTCGCAGGAGTACAAGCTCCAGGACTGGGCCGTGCTGGCCATGTCCAACTCCGGCCGGACCGCCGAAGTCATCCGCCTCTACAACGACCTGAAGGCTGCCGACCACCCGGCCCTCTTCAGCCTGACGGCGATGGCGCAGTCGACGCTGGAAAGCCTGGCGGCCAAAGGCTTCGTGTTGGGCTGCGGCAAGGAAGGGGCCGTCGCGGCGACGAAGAGCGTCATCGAACAGGCCCTGTTCTGCCAGGCCCTGGTGGAAGCGGTCGCCGGGGAAACCACGCTGGCGGGCAAGCTGCCGGGGCTCGCCGACGCCGTCCAGCAGGCGCTGACGCAGCCGATCGATCCCGCGCTGACCGAGAAACTCTGCGCGGCCAGGACGATCTACATCGCCGGGCGGAACGACGGCGTGGCGGAAGAGCTGGCCCTCAAGGCGAACGAGATCACCCGCAAGCGGAGCGATTTCCTCGAAGGAACCTACGCGGTCCACGGCATCGAAGAAATTATGAACGCGGACGACGTGGTCGTCTGGATCGATCCGTATCCCGAGTCCGAGCAGAAGTTCCACGACTGCCTGGTGAAGGGGGTCGGCCTGACGGTGATCGCTATCTCCAGCCGGCCGACGATGTTCCCCACGATCCAGATCCCCGACGCCGGCGAGCTGAGCGGCTTCGTGGAACTGGCCGCCGGCTGGAACCTGCTGGTCGAGATCGGCGTGAAGCTCGGCATCAACGTCGACAAGCCGACGCGCGCCCGCAAAGTGGGGAACGAGTTCACGGGCTGA
- a CDS encoding bifunctional serine/threonine-protein kinase/formylglycine-generating enzyme family protein, which translates to MNERDIFLAAIEFADSAQRTDYVEQACGTDAALLAQVEALLKTHAQTSQFLETPVAANDSVAQTIATQPSETGGDSAAERASGEAEFLKYLKSAERPGWLGRLGHYEIEAILGRGAFGIVAKAFDEKLHRVVAIKLMNPELAATSPPRQRFLREARTAAAVMHENIVAIHAVEEEPIPYLVMECIRGQTLQQRMDARGPFETQEILRIGQQVAAGLAAAHGAKLIHRDIKPSNILLAGGSAERAKISDFGLARAVDDATMTSSGLIAGTPMYMAPEQARGETLDHRADLFSLGSVLYQMASGRPPFRAANTVAVLKRVCEDTPRPLDDVLPGIPGWLETIIFKLLEKKREDRYQTAQELADLLARCESELQHQGQVTCVKGSPRVAETRNFPPARSTDRGARWKPIGGVLTVTAVIGFALMNSGKKTSQLDTTSPRTPSPIKDTAVKPPETIGWQGWPADAPAPAVAPFDAAQAKKHQEDWAKYLQIEVEYTNTLGMKFVLIPPAEFTMGSTPEEIAAALKNADPNDKLQDQRIKSEAPQHTVILTQPIYLGVNEVTQAEYEKVMGVNPSYFSPMGAGKNAIAGLETAEHPVEMVSWNDAAEFCTRLSKQEKLAPFYFRSGRTITPLDGTGYRLPSEAEWEFACRAGTAEKYWIGGKDEDLLPAGWFVKNSGDRTHAAGELKANPFRLSDMHGNIWEWVQDGWDAASDRQFHEKPAVDPISPFSAGSKRVYRGGSWHHSASDCRSSNRLTNVPAFRNYYLGFRVSLVVRGSRVRR; encoded by the coding sequence ATGAACGAACGCGACATTTTTCTGGCGGCCATCGAGTTCGCCGATTCGGCCCAGCGCACCGACTATGTGGAACAGGCCTGCGGGACCGATGCCGCACTTCTCGCGCAGGTCGAGGCCCTGCTCAAAACCCACGCCCAGACCAGCCAATTCCTTGAGACCCCCGTCGCAGCCAATGACTCAGTGGCTCAAACCATCGCCACGCAACCTTCGGAGACCGGCGGCGATTCCGCCGCCGAGCGGGCCTCGGGCGAGGCAGAGTTCCTCAAGTACCTGAAGTCGGCCGAGCGGCCGGGCTGGCTGGGACGGCTGGGGCACTACGAGATCGAGGCGATTCTCGGTCGCGGTGCGTTTGGCATTGTCGCCAAGGCGTTCGATGAGAAGTTGCACCGGGTGGTGGCGATCAAGCTAATGAATCCCGAGTTGGCCGCGACATCGCCCCCTCGCCAGCGGTTCCTGCGCGAAGCCCGTACGGCCGCCGCCGTCATGCACGAAAACATCGTAGCCATCCACGCGGTGGAAGAGGAGCCGATTCCCTACCTGGTGATGGAATGCATTCGCGGCCAGACGCTCCAGCAGCGGATGGATGCGCGGGGGCCGTTCGAAACCCAGGAGATCCTGCGGATCGGCCAGCAGGTCGCCGCCGGTCTGGCCGCGGCACACGGCGCGAAGCTGATCCATCGCGATATCAAGCCGTCCAATATTCTGCTTGCGGGCGGTTCCGCCGAGCGGGCGAAGATCTCCGACTTCGGGCTGGCCCGCGCGGTCGATGATGCCACCATGACCTCCAGCGGCCTGATTGCCGGGACTCCGATGTACATGGCTCCCGAGCAGGCGCGGGGGGAAACACTCGACCATCGGGCCGACCTTTTCAGCCTGGGGAGCGTCCTGTACCAAATGGCGAGCGGTCGCCCCCCGTTTCGCGCGGCCAACACCGTGGCCGTCCTAAAGCGGGTCTGCGAAGACACGCCGCGGCCCCTGGATGACGTGCTGCCGGGGATTCCCGGCTGGCTGGAAACGATCATCTTCAAGCTGCTCGAAAAGAAACGGGAAGATCGGTACCAGACGGCTCAGGAACTGGCAGACCTGCTGGCTCGTTGCGAGAGCGAATTGCAGCATCAGGGCCAAGTGACTTGCGTCAAGGGAAGCCCCCGCGTCGCGGAAACACGGAACTTTCCACCAGCGAGATCGACCGACCGGGGAGCGCGGTGGAAACCGATCGGAGGCGTCCTCACTGTGACAGCGGTAATCGGGTTCGCCCTGATGAACAGCGGGAAGAAAACGTCCCAGTTGGACACAACCAGTCCTCGCACTCCCTCGCCGATCAAGGACACGGCGGTGAAGCCGCCGGAAACCATCGGCTGGCAGGGCTGGCCGGCGGACGCCCCGGCCCCGGCGGTTGCGCCGTTTGATGCGGCCCAGGCGAAGAAACATCAGGAGGACTGGGCGAAGTACTTGCAGATCGAAGTCGAGTACACGAACACGCTGGGCATGAAGTTCGTGCTGATCCCGCCGGCGGAGTTCACGATGGGGAGCACGCCGGAGGAGATCGCAGCGGCCCTCAAGAACGCTGATCCGAACGACAAGCTTCAGGATCAGCGCATCAAGTCGGAAGCCCCGCAGCACACGGTGATCCTGACGCAACCGATCTATTTGGGCGTGAATGAAGTGACACAGGCCGAATACGAAAAAGTGATGGGCGTGAACCCGTCCTATTTCTCACCGATGGGTGCTGGAAAAAACGCGATCGCCGGACTGGAGACGGCAGAGCATCCGGTCGAAATGGTGAGTTGGAATGACGCGGCCGAGTTCTGCACCAGGCTGAGCAAGCAGGAGAAACTCGCGCCGTTCTACTTCCGGTCCGGTCGTACGATCACGCCGCTGGACGGGACCGGTTACCGCCTCCCCAGCGAGGCGGAATGGGAGTTCGCTTGCCGCGCTGGCACCGCGGAAAAATACTGGATTGGCGGCAAAGATGAAGACTTGTTGCCGGCCGGTTGGTTCGTTAAGAACTCGGGGGATCGGACACACGCGGCGGGCGAGTTGAAGGCGAATCCGTTCAGGCTGTCCGACATGCACGGCAATATCTGGGAATGGGTGCAGGACGGTTGGGATGCGGCCTCCGATCGTCAATTCCACGAGAAACCCGCGGTTGACCCAATCAGCCCTTTTTCCGCCGGTTCCAAGCGCGTGTACCGGGGCGGCAGTTGGCACCACTCCGCCTCCGACTGCCGGTCGTCGAATCGCCTCACCAACGTCCCGGCGTTCCGTAACTACTACCTCGGTTTTCGAGTGTCGCTGGTAGTTCGTGGCTCGCGTGTTCGTCGTTGA
- a CDS encoding glutamine amidotransferase, whose product MTAPILYCGDTELAGAASYLAGLMTACGWSFDYVPSDRPLSEETLGTGRKLLIVSDYPAAQMPATVQSALVEQVSAGAGLLMIGGWESFHGLGGDWDGTDVGNALPVRIGNVDDRVNFPQSAFLSVAAADHPAIAGLPWSSTPPAIGGMNRVTAAPAGTVLLTARPLQMSAAGPHPWQARFGPELPALVVGEHGRGRTAAFLSDVAPHWVGGFVDWGDRRVTAQAAGAPGVEVGGWYADFWRQLLSWTGRLA is encoded by the coding sequence ATGACCGCTCCGATCCTCTACTGCGGCGACACTGAACTTGCCGGAGCCGCCAGCTACCTCGCCGGGCTGATGACCGCCTGCGGCTGGTCGTTCGACTATGTTCCCAGCGATCGCCCGCTCTCCGAGGAGACGCTCGGAACCGGGCGGAAGCTGTTGATCGTCAGCGACTACCCGGCTGCGCAGATGCCGGCCACTGTGCAGTCCGCGCTGGTCGAACAGGTCTCAGCGGGAGCCGGGCTGCTGATGATCGGCGGCTGGGAGTCCTTCCACGGGCTGGGAGGGGATTGGGACGGGACAGATGTCGGGAACGCGCTGCCCGTCCGGATCGGCAACGTCGACGACCGGGTGAACTTTCCCCAGTCCGCATTTCTGTCGGTGGCGGCTGCCGACCATCCGGCGATCGCCGGCCTGCCGTGGTCCAGCACTCCCCCCGCCATCGGCGGCATGAACCGCGTAACGGCTGCACCAGCGGGAACGGTCCTCCTGACCGCCCGGCCGCTCCAGATGTCCGCCGCCGGCCCGCATCCCTGGCAGGCGCGTTTCGGGCCGGAACTGCCGGCGCTGGTCGTCGGCGAACATGGCCGGGGCCGGACTGCCGCGTTTCTCAGCGATGTCGCCCCCCACTGGGTCGGCGGCTTTGTCGACTGGGGCGATCGGCGGGTGACGGCGCAGGCCGCAGGGGCGCCGGGCGTCGAAGTCGGCGGCTGGTACGCGGATTTCTGGCGGCAACTCTTGAGTTGGACCGGCCGTCTCGCATAA